In the Lascolabacillus massiliensis genome, one interval contains:
- a CDS encoding winged helix-turn-helix domain-containing protein, whose translation MIEKFGINAGKVWTVLDKKGKLEIKALKKETKLTDKDLYAALGWLGREEKIAIETEGKDIFISLN comes from the coding sequence ATGATTGAGAAATTTGGTATTAATGCCGGGAAAGTATGGACTGTGCTTGATAAGAAAGGAAAGCTGGAGATAAAGGCTCTTAAGAAAGAGACAAAATTAACTGATAAAGATCTTTACGCTGCATTAGGATGGCTGGGACGTGAAGAGAAGATTGCTATTGAGACTGAAGGAAAGGATATCTTCATCTCACTGAATTAA
- a CDS encoding transglycosylase domain-containing protein: MLYISLRKYDVGGNAKRRHNKTMKNELDGYVIYCKDSDRETPLGVVSDSYDCKAISDYVPTRLKNFLVEIEDRRFYSHNGIDFKGVSRALVENLKAGRIVQGGSTISQQLARNIIRDTRKTVTRKLKETIKAVQIEKQYSKDEILNLYFNNVYFGKNIWGLRTAGLYYFGKEVEKLTQTELLYLLTILRGPNYYSKRPEITQKRYKTLNSILLDRKVISKNRFQKNLNSKLTVSETQLSSFKNTAIPFIANRIDDKRKTIISSIDFKTQEFARKFVSESKYPVSIVALRKGKIVGFASSYGTDYPFISKSNVGSTLKPFLYCHLRESGISEFEKFDALKNNLYWEVREVGYYKSQLNIQEALFYSNNNSFLNAASKVGFETNLKFLSDIFNKPETDFFPSSILGATKSGISLYELALAYSSYFNSTSLTDTKTECLSILNKVFYEKLGLRIENAFLKTGTTNDNKERFAVLGNADLVYAILRNENELNDLSKEGSFMNQISRNVSSMFKPDTNFVWI, encoded by the coding sequence ATGTTGTATATTAGCTTGCGTAAATATGATGTTGGTGGCAATGCTAAAAGACGACACAACAAGACAATGAAAAACGAACTAGACGGTTATGTTATATATTGCAAGGACTCTGACAGAGAGACACCTTTGGGTGTTGTTTCTGACAGCTATGACTGCAAAGCTATTTCTGACTATGTTCCAACTCGTTTAAAAAATTTCTTAGTCGAAATCGAAGACAGAAGATTTTATAGTCATAATGGCATTGACTTTAAAGGTGTGTCTAGAGCACTTGTCGAAAATTTAAAAGCAGGACGTATAGTTCAAGGTGGTAGCACAATCAGTCAACAGTTAGCAAGAAATATCATTCGCGATACTCGAAAAACAGTAACAAGAAAATTAAAGGAAACCATTAAAGCTGTTCAAATAGAAAAGCAATATTCAAAGGACGAAATTTTGAATTTGTATTTCAACAATGTTTACTTTGGCAAAAACATTTGGGGTTTAAGAACAGCAGGACTATATTACTTTGGTAAAGAAGTAGAAAAGTTGACTCAAACTGAACTGCTCTATTTACTAACTATTTTACGGGGACCAAATTACTACTCCAAGAGACCAGAAATTACTCAAAAAAGATATAAAACTTTAAACAGTATTTTGCTTGACCGAAAAGTAATTTCGAAAAACAGATTTCAAAAAAATCTAAACTCTAAACTCACTGTTTCCGAAACTCAACTTTCAAGTTTTAAAAATACTGCCATTCCATTTATAGCAAATCGAATTGACGATAAAAGAAAGACCATAATATCTTCCATTGACTTTAAAACTCAAGAATTCGCTAGAAAATTTGTTTCTGAATCAAAATATCCTGTATCAATCGTTGCGTTGAGAAAAGGTAAGATTGTTGGCTTTGCTAGCAGTTATGGAACAGATTATCCATTTATTTCAAAATCAAATGTCGGCTCAACTTTAAAACCTTTTTTATATTGCCACCTAAGAGAAAGTGGAATTTCAGAATTTGAAAAATTTGATGCTCTTAAAAATAATTTATATTGGGAAGTAAGAGAAGTTGGTTATTACAAATCACAGCTTAACATTCAAGAAGCATTATTTTATTCAAACAATAATTCATTTTTAAATGCGGCAAGTAAGGTTGGATTTGAGACTAACTTAAAATTCTTGTCAGACATTTTTAACAAACCAGAAACAGATTTTTTCCCTTCAAGTATTTTAGGTGCTACAAAAAGTGGTATTTCTTTATACGAATTAGCATTAGCTTACTCAAGTTATTTTAATTCTACCAGTTTAACTGATACCAAAACTGAGTGCCTTTCAATTCTTAACAAAGTATTTTACGAGAAATTAGGTCTTAGAATTGAAAATGCCTTTCTAAAGACAGGGACTACTAATGACAACAAAGAAAGATTTGCTGTTTTGGGAAATGCTGACTTGGTTTATGCTATATTAAGAAATGAAAATGAATTAAATGATTTATCAAAAGAAGGAAGCTTTATGAATCAAATTTCAAGGAATGTTTCTTCAATGTTTAAACCTGATACGAACTTTGTATGGATATAA
- the mltG gene encoding endolytic transglycosylase MltG: protein MKKRTKIILLTAGILLLIIISAGIYTYNAIFKPFDHPETVYIYIDEEKSYDKVIDQLQEKAGIPNERIFNLLADRMKYINNIKTGRYAIKPGTTMLDAIRLLRSGVQEPVNLTFNNIRNMESLAGRLSSQLMADSLSLLEALTNPDIAAGYGFNSQTFGAMFIPNTYQVYWDTSVKGLTDRMKKEYDAFWNSNRKKRAEEIGLTPLEVSTLASIVEEEATYADEYPIVAGLYLNRIKRGMRLEADPTVKFAVGDPTLRRILFKHLEVESPYNTYKNDGLPPGPIRIPSIQGIDAVLNPVSHNYLFMCAKDDLSGRHNFAVTHAEHARNARAYQRALNERRIY, encoded by the coding sequence ATGAAGAAAAGAACAAAAATCATCCTATTAACTGCTGGCATCTTACTGCTAATCATTATTTCAGCCGGTATATACACCTACAATGCAATCTTCAAACCGTTCGATCATCCCGAAACGGTATACATATATATAGATGAAGAGAAGAGCTATGATAAAGTGATAGACCAGCTGCAGGAAAAAGCAGGCATACCCAACGAAAGAATCTTCAATCTGCTTGCCGACAGGATGAAATACATCAACAACATAAAAACCGGTCGCTACGCCATCAAACCCGGCACCACCATGCTCGATGCAATACGTCTGCTCCGCTCAGGAGTGCAGGAGCCGGTAAACCTCACCTTCAACAATATCCGCAATATGGAAAGCCTGGCAGGGCGACTTTCTAGCCAGCTTATGGCCGACAGCCTCTCGCTTTTGGAAGCACTAACCAACCCCGATATAGCAGCAGGATATGGATTCAACAGTCAAACCTTTGGAGCCATGTTTATCCCCAACACCTACCAGGTGTATTGGGACACGAGTGTAAAAGGACTAACCGACAGGATGAAAAAAGAGTACGATGCATTCTGGAACAGCAACCGCAAAAAGAGAGCCGAAGAGATAGGCCTCACCCCTCTGGAGGTATCAACCCTTGCATCCATAGTTGAAGAAGAGGCAACCTATGCAGATGAATATCCAATAGTTGCCGGACTATACCTCAACCGCATAAAACGAGGCATGCGCCTGGAGGCCGACCCCACCGTAAAGTTTGCCGTTGGCGATCCCACCCTTCGCAGGATCCTCTTCAAGCACCTCGAAGTTGAATCGCCATACAACACCTACAAGAACGACGGACTGCCCCCCGGTCCAATCAGGATACCCTCTATACAGGGAATAGATGCAGTACTCAACCCCGTAAGTCACAACTACCTTTTCATGTGCGCAAAAGATGATCTCTCGGGCCGTCACAACTTTGCTGTTACACATGCCGAGCACGCCAGAAATGCGAGAGCATACCAGAGGGCATTGAATGAGAGGAGGATTTATTGA
- the yajC gene encoding preprotein translocase subunit YajC yields the protein MNILLQATAQGPAGGMGGTLIMLIAIIAVFYFFMIRPQQKKQKELQKSREAMTTGDKVVTAGGIHGRIKEVGDTWFLVEIADGVRIKIEKTSVFQTTKDIAAQ from the coding sequence ATGAATATTTTATTACAAGCAACAGCACAAGGTCCTGCAGGTGGAATGGGTGGAACTTTAATCATGCTTATTGCAATTATTGCAGTATTCTATTTCTTCATGATTCGTCCACAGCAGAAAAAGCAGAAAGAGCTGCAGAAGAGCCGTGAAGCCATGACAACAGGCGATAAGGTTGTTACTGCAGGTGGTATTCATGGAAGAATTAAAGAGGTGGGCGACACATGGTTCCTTGTGGAGATTGCCGATGGTGTGAGGATTAAAATCGAGAAGACATCGGTTTTCCAAACTACAAAAGATATAGCTGCTCAATAA
- the nusB gene encoding transcription antitermination factor NusB gives MINRNLIRIRTVQLVYSWYQNTNRDLRKAEKELLFGLQKSYDLYYYMLQLMLEVTKAYEQRVEAKKNKFLPSEEDLNPNMNLLENKFIIQLSDNKQLQKYNLDRPQSWEENESYVKNLLEVILESETYKNYSQIQAPTYDEDREFWRKVFKQFICGSEELYDLLEDECIYWNDDIEIIQSFVLKTIKRFNENKGADQPLLPMFKDEEDKEYALKLLHETILGEKKFRDLIEENTDKWDFERIAVMDLIIMQVALAEIFTFESIPTSVSLNEYIDIAKSYSTPKSGTFINGILDAIVHKIKNENLIFKN, from the coding sequence ATGATAAACAGAAATTTAATTCGTATAAGGACTGTTCAGTTAGTCTACTCATGGTATCAAAATACGAATAGAGATTTAAGAAAAGCTGAAAAAGAGCTGTTGTTCGGGTTACAAAAATCATACGATCTTTATTATTACATGCTGCAGCTGATGCTGGAAGTAACTAAGGCGTACGAACAGAGAGTGGAGGCTAAAAAGAATAAGTTCCTTCCTTCAGAAGAGGATCTGAATCCAAACATGAATCTTCTTGAGAACAAGTTCATAATACAGCTGAGCGACAACAAGCAGCTGCAGAAGTATAACCTCGACAGACCACAATCGTGGGAAGAGAATGAGTCATATGTTAAAAACCTGCTGGAGGTTATTCTGGAATCGGAAACATATAAGAACTATTCTCAGATTCAAGCGCCAACATACGATGAGGACAGGGAGTTCTGGAGAAAGGTATTTAAGCAGTTTATATGCGGAAGTGAGGAGCTATACGATCTCCTTGAGGATGAATGTATATACTGGAATGATGATATAGAGATTATTCAGTCGTTCGTGCTCAAAACAATAAAGAGATTTAATGAAAATAAGGGGGCTGACCAACCGCTTCTACCAATGTTTAAGGATGAGGAGGATAAGGAGTATGCACTGAAACTTCTGCATGAGACTATCCTTGGGGAGAAAAAATTCAGGGATCTTATTGAGGAGAATACAGATAAATGGGATTTCGAGAGGATTGCTGTGATGGATCTTATTATAATGCAGGTGGCTCTTGCCGAGATTTTTACTTTTGAATCGATCCCTACCAGTGTTTCGCTGAATGAGTATATTGATATCGCAAAATCATACAGTACTCCTAAGAGCGGTACTTTTATAAATGGAATTTTAGATGCGATAGTGCATAAAATTAAGAATGAAAATCTTATCTTTAAAAATTAA
- a CDS encoding YbbR-like domain-containing protein → MDLKAIIKDGVPRLKSYFSALPWKSMLTFLFFLLVAFIFWLMLFFQKQNIEGTYRVPLKYTNIPEDVVFDNPLPAYIDVSVSDNGAEIFRLDIRKKDSLEIDFAALTEDGTTLIQGEQFRQLLRGKFASGTIIRGYYPMTLSLATSKLESKELTVAFDGELTMSRANLVADSVTFIPETVMAYGSKESLDKLKVATTEYTLFKNLNATSQLKIKINPVEGVKFSPTEVDIYIPVVEYTEQTFEVPIRATHLPRNLDVKFFPSRAKVTFSVTLDEYKKIVAEDFEIDLDYRKFRDNQDGRVEISLTKAPATAIEPKLSPTQVEFLFENVD, encoded by the coding sequence ATGGATTTAAAAGCTATCATAAAGGATGGGGTCCCCAGGTTAAAATCATACTTCTCTGCTTTGCCGTGGAAGAGTATGCTGACTTTCCTGTTTTTCCTTTTGGTAGCTTTTATTTTCTGGTTGATGCTCTTCTTCCAGAAACAAAATATTGAAGGTACCTACCGTGTACCATTGAAATACACAAATATCCCCGAAGATGTGGTGTTTGATAATCCTTTGCCTGCTTATATTGATGTGAGCGTTTCTGATAATGGGGCGGAGATTTTCAGGCTTGATATTAGGAAAAAGGACTCGCTGGAGATCGATTTTGCTGCATTGACGGAAGATGGCACTACGCTTATTCAGGGTGAGCAGTTTCGTCAACTGCTGCGGGGTAAGTTTGCATCGGGTACGATTATCAGGGGGTATTACCCTATGACGCTATCTCTAGCTACCTCTAAGCTGGAGAGTAAGGAGCTGACGGTGGCTTTTGACGGGGAGCTGACCATGAGCAGGGCTAATCTGGTTGCCGACTCTGTAACGTTTATTCCTGAAACGGTTATGGCATACGGATCGAAGGAGTCGCTCGACAAGCTTAAGGTTGCTACCACTGAATATACTTTGTTTAAGAATCTGAACGCTACCTCTCAGCTGAAGATTAAGATTAATCCGGTGGAGGGGGTGAAGTTCTCTCCTACTGAGGTGGATATTTATATCCCGGTGGTTGAGTATACTGAGCAAACATTCGAGGTTCCGATAAGGGCTACTCACCTACCCCGAAATCTTGATGTGAAGTTTTTCCCTTCTCGTGCTAAGGTTACATTCTCTGTTACTCTTGATGAGTATAAGAAGATTGTTGCTGAGGATTTCGAGATTGATCTGGATTACAGGAAATTCAGGGATAATCAGGATGGACGTGTTGAAATTAGTCTGACCAAAGCACCGGCAACAGCTATTGAGCCGAAGCTATCACCTACTCAGGTTGAGTTCCTATTTGAAAATGTTGACTGA
- the coaE gene encoding dephospho-CoA kinase (Dephospho-CoA kinase (CoaE) performs the final step in coenzyme A biosynthesis.), translating to MIRIGVTGGIGSGKSVVCDIFRIYDIPVFDADIEAKRLNDTSQTIRRQLIHHFGPDIYENDRLNRRRFAELIFSNDQNIKIVNSIIHPVVADCFLEWCNSYRECPVVVIDAALLIEAGFNQFVDKVITVYTPEETRIERVMKRDRVSREQVEARMFNQMPEEEKVKHSDYVIYNDSSHSLIEQVSKILDELSFTHSA from the coding sequence ATGATCAGAATTGGTGTGACCGGAGGCATAGGTAGCGGTAAGTCTGTTGTGTGTGATATTTTCCGCATTTACGACATACCGGTATTTGATGCTGACATCGAGGCGAAAAGGCTTAATGACACTTCTCAAACAATTAGAAGGCAGCTTATTCATCATTTCGGGCCTGATATCTACGAGAACGATAGATTGAACCGAAGGAGGTTTGCCGAACTGATTTTCAGCAATGATCAGAATATTAAGATTGTTAACTCAATTATTCATCCTGTGGTGGCCGACTGCTTCCTGGAGTGGTGCAATAGCTATAGGGAGTGCCCTGTTGTTGTTATTGATGCTGCTCTTCTGATAGAGGCCGGCTTTAATCAGTTTGTTGATAAAGTGATTACGGTTTATACTCCCGAGGAAACAAGGATTGAGAGGGTTATGAAACGTGACAGGGTAAGCAGAGAGCAGGTGGAGGCGCGTATGTTTAACCAGATGCCCGAAGAGGAGAAGGTGAAGCATTCTGATTATGTTATCTACAATGATAGCAGCCACTCACTGATAGAGCAGGTTTCGAAGATTCTTGATGAGTTATCTTTCACTCACTCAGCTTAA
- a CDS encoding DUF6266 family protein, whose protein sequence is MGIVDLKKLGLISGKLGPYVAYVSKDGKQILRKHVIPKDPKTPKQLAYRMRFGMVNKSLSPLNRVIKKGFLNTDNAYRKAVSKALNNAVIGEYPEYKLDYSKIQVAEGKLQLPTFVSVNVDSNTKLATVNWNPEPIFDTYPGREDDRVNIVCLNESTPEAVCFHNSAKRSKGTATIDLSSKMVINKLWSIKDLHFWLYLSTYDITQNSDSIYIKCTEK, encoded by the coding sequence ATGGGTATAGTAGACTTAAAAAAATTAGGTCTGATTTCTGGTAAATTAGGACCTTATGTTGCTTATGTGAGTAAAGATGGGAAGCAAATATTAAGGAAACATGTAATTCCAAAAGATCCCAAAACACCTAAACAGTTAGCTTACAGAATGAGATTTGGGATGGTGAATAAATCTCTTTCGCCATTAAACAGGGTAATTAAAAAAGGTTTTTTAAATACAGATAACGCTTATAGAAAAGCAGTATCGAAAGCATTAAACAATGCTGTCATAGGTGAATATCCTGAGTACAAACTTGATTATAGTAAGATTCAGGTAGCCGAAGGTAAATTGCAACTTCCCACTTTTGTTTCAGTAAATGTTGACAGTAATACAAAGTTAGCTACAGTTAATTGGAATCCGGAACCGATTTTTGATACTTATCCCGGCAGAGAAGATGACCGTGTTAATATTGTGTGCTTAAATGAATCAACACCCGAAGCTGTTTGCTTTCACAATAGTGCCAAACGTTCAAAGGGCACTGCAACAATTGATTTAAGTTCTAAAATGGTTATTAATAAGCTTTGGAGCATAAAAGATCTGCATTTTTGGCTTTATTTGAGTACATATGACATAACACAAAATTCAGATAGTATATATATTAAATGTACAGAAAAATGA
- a CDS encoding pyridoxal phosphate-dependent aminotransferase, which translates to MDLLSARLNALSPSETFAMAQKSNELKAQGIDVINMSVGEPDFYTPDHIKQAAKQAIDDNFSFYSPVAGFQDLKVAICEKLMRENELDYKPAQIVVSSGAKQSICNVILSIIGKDDEVIIPAPYWVSYPEMVKLAEGNPVFVYAGIDQDFKITAQQLEEAITPKTKALILCSPSNPTGSVYTAEELKEMAEVLAKYPNVIVISDEIYEHINYIGKHESIAQFDKIRDRVVIVNGVSKGYAMTGWRIGWIAATQWIASACSMLQGQYTSGPSSIAQKAAVAAYTGSQECVAEMGAAFERRRNLIVGLLKEIPGLNVNNPMGAFYIFPECKSLIGRSYNGKVMESATDIAMFLLEEAHVACVGGDAFGAPGCIRISYATSDENIKNAVARIKTALEKLS; encoded by the coding sequence ATGGATTTATTGTCTGCCCGATTAAATGCTTTATCGCCTTCTGAAACATTCGCAATGGCACAAAAAAGCAATGAACTGAAAGCTCAGGGAATTGATGTTATTAATATGAGTGTGGGGGAACCCGACTTTTATACTCCGGACCATATAAAACAGGCTGCCAAACAGGCAATAGATGATAACTTTTCTTTCTACTCTCCTGTGGCTGGTTTCCAGGATCTGAAGGTTGCTATTTGTGAGAAACTGATGAGGGAGAATGAGCTGGATTATAAGCCTGCACAGATTGTTGTATCGAGCGGTGCTAAGCAGTCGATATGCAACGTTATACTCTCTATCATTGGTAAGGATGATGAGGTGATTATCCCTGCTCCTTACTGGGTGAGCTACCCGGAAATGGTGAAGCTGGCTGAGGGTAACCCGGTGTTTGTATATGCCGGAATTGATCAGGATTTTAAGATTACTGCACAGCAGCTGGAGGAGGCTATTACTCCTAAGACTAAAGCGCTGATTCTTTGCTCGCCATCTAACCCTACCGGAAGTGTTTATACTGCTGAGGAGCTGAAGGAGATGGCTGAGGTGCTGGCAAAATATCCAAATGTTATAGTTATCTCTGATGAGATATATGAGCATATCAACTATATTGGTAAGCATGAGTCGATCGCGCAGTTTGATAAGATACGTGACCGTGTGGTTATCGTGAACGGGGTGTCTAAAGGATATGCGATGACTGGATGGCGTATTGGATGGATTGCTGCGACACAGTGGATTGCATCGGCTTGCAGTATGCTGCAGGGACAATATACTTCGGGCCCTTCTTCAATTGCACAGAAGGCGGCTGTGGCTGCCTATACCGGTAGTCAGGAGTGCGTTGCAGAGATGGGGGCTGCTTTTGAAAGGCGCAGGAACCTGATAGTGGGACTGCTTAAAGAGATTCCGGGGCTGAATGTGAATAATCCTATGGGTGCGTTTTATATCTTCCCAGAGTGTAAGAGCCTTATCGGCAGGTCTTATAATGGTAAGGTTATGGAGAGCGCTACCGACATTGCTATGTTCCTGCTGGAGGAGGCGCACGTGGCTTGTGTTGGGGGTGATGCTTTCGGTGCTCCGGGGTGTATACGTATATCATATGCTACTTCTGATGAGAATATAAAGAATGCTGTGGCAAGGATTAAAACTGCTCTTGAGAAGTTGTCCTGA